The Microbacterium limosum genome contains a region encoding:
- a CDS encoding tRNA (adenine-N1)-methyltransferase: MSAATTPRSSGPFALGDRVQLTGPKGRLHTITLREGGELHTHHGVLRHAQLVGIPDGSVVVNSGGHEYLALRPLLRDFVMSMPRGAAIVYPKDAAQILAEADVFPGATVVEAGVGSGALSLWLLRAIGAGGRLLSFERRPEFAEVAEANVATFFGAHPPQWEVRVGDLAEELPRATPAGSVDRVVLDMLAPWECIDVVAEALTPGGVVLCYVATATQLSRVAEYLRGTGLFTEPDASETMVRGWHVEGLAVRPDHRMVAHTGFLISARRLAPGAVAPEQKRRASKSSYGDEDVELWTPGAVGDREITDKNLRKRVREAQRAASARLGGAAGDEDDEGAGSASPARID, translated from the coding sequence GTGAGCGCCGCGACGACGCCCCGATCGAGCGGGCCCTTCGCTCTCGGTGACCGGGTGCAGCTGACGGGGCCGAAGGGCCGCCTCCACACGATCACGCTGCGTGAGGGAGGCGAGCTCCACACGCATCACGGTGTGCTCCGGCACGCCCAGCTCGTCGGCATCCCCGACGGGTCGGTCGTGGTCAACAGCGGCGGCCATGAGTACCTGGCGCTGCGTCCGCTGCTGCGCGACTTCGTCATGTCGATGCCCCGCGGCGCGGCGATCGTCTATCCGAAGGATGCCGCACAGATCCTCGCCGAGGCGGACGTTTTCCCGGGCGCGACCGTCGTCGAGGCCGGCGTCGGGTCGGGTGCGCTCTCGCTCTGGCTCCTGCGCGCGATCGGCGCAGGGGGGCGACTGCTGTCGTTCGAGCGCCGGCCGGAGTTCGCGGAGGTCGCCGAGGCGAACGTCGCGACGTTCTTCGGCGCCCATCCGCCGCAGTGGGAGGTGCGGGTCGGGGACCTGGCCGAGGAGCTGCCCCGTGCGACACCGGCGGGCTCCGTGGACCGAGTCGTCCTCGACATGCTGGCGCCCTGGGAGTGCATCGACGTCGTCGCCGAGGCCCTCACGCCCGGGGGGGTCGTGCTCTGCTACGTCGCCACCGCGACGCAGCTGTCGCGCGTCGCCGAGTATCTGCGGGGGACCGGCCTGTTCACCGAACCCGACGCGTCCGAGACCATGGTGCGCGGCTGGCACGTCGAGGGCCTGGCCGTCCGTCCGGACCACCGCATGGTGGCTCACACGGGCTTTCTCATCTCGGCACGCCGCCTCGCCCCGGGCGCGGTCGCTCCCGAGCAGAAGCGCCGCGCGTCCAAGAGCAGCTACGGCGACGAGGACGTGGAGCTGTGGACGCCCGGCGCCGTCGGGGATCGTGAGATCACCGACAAGAACCTGCGCAAGCGGGTGCGGGAGGCGCAGCGGGCGGCTTCCGCACGTCTGGGCGGCGCCGCCGGCGACGAGGACGACGAGGGCGCCGGTTCGGCGAGCCCGGCTCGCATAGACTGA
- a CDS encoding HAD family hydrolase — MDGTLVDTEPHWIAAETPLVESFGGTWSHEQALQLVGLGLEDAARIFQAAGVRMSVPEIIDTLTDRVLESLAREGVPFRPGARELLAELKTAGIPTALVTMSMRRMATSIVDLIDFDAFDVIVAGDDVERPKPFPDPYLRAAELLGVDVADTVAIEDSPNGVRSGVAAGCTVLGVPNIVSLEGSGAFAIAASLERMGVAEISRLHSERSAGARRAEALR, encoded by the coding sequence ATGGACGGAACCCTCGTCGACACCGAACCGCACTGGATCGCCGCGGAGACACCGCTCGTCGAGAGCTTCGGGGGAACGTGGAGCCACGAGCAGGCGCTTCAGCTCGTTGGGCTCGGCCTCGAGGACGCCGCGCGCATCTTCCAGGCCGCGGGGGTGCGGATGTCGGTGCCCGAGATCATCGACACGCTCACCGATCGCGTGCTCGAGTCGCTCGCCCGCGAGGGGGTGCCCTTCCGTCCGGGTGCGCGCGAGCTGCTCGCCGAGCTGAAGACCGCAGGCATCCCCACGGCATTGGTGACGATGTCGATGCGCCGCATGGCGACATCGATCGTCGACCTCATCGACTTCGACGCGTTCGATGTCATCGTCGCCGGCGACGACGTCGAGCGCCCCAAGCCCTTCCCCGACCCCTACCTGCGCGCCGCCGAGCTGCTCGGCGTCGATGTCGCGGACACGGTCGCCATCGAGGATTCGCCGAACGGGGTCCGCTCCGGTGTCGCCGCGGGATGCACCGTGCTCGGCGTGCCGAACATCGTCTCGCTCGAAGGGTCGGGGGCGTTCGCCATCGCCGCCTCGCTCGAGCGCATGGGCGTCGCGGAGATCTCGCGTCTTCATTCGGAGCGCTCCGCAGGCGCCCGCCGCGCCGAGGCCCTCCGGTGA
- a CDS encoding PAC2 family protein, with translation MDGLGRRVLVAAFDGWNDAGEAASAAIEALRSRRETETVHSVDPELYFDYQYTRPHITMDAEGRRILKWPETLVTRPARRTRGTQLWLLSGVEPARAWQAFAAELVDVALREDITGFVALGSMMSDVPHTRPISVFGGSDNERMRTELGLERSTYEGPIGILSVIAQAAEAAGIPTVSLWASVPHYVAGHTPSPKATLALLDRLEDVTGTKIDRGDLPTQAAAWEASIDAAAADDEEMTEYIRQLEQTRDTWDSPEASGDAIAQEFERYLRRRGDGPGKPGRGDEPRR, from the coding sequence GTGGACGGACTCGGACGCAGAGTGCTCGTGGCGGCCTTCGACGGCTGGAACGACGCGGGCGAGGCGGCCTCCGCTGCCATCGAGGCGCTGCGATCGCGTCGTGAGACGGAGACCGTGCACTCCGTGGACCCCGAGCTGTACTTCGACTACCAGTACACGCGGCCCCACATCACGATGGATGCCGAGGGCCGGCGCATCCTCAAGTGGCCCGAGACGCTCGTCACCCGCCCCGCGCGGCGCACGCGCGGCACGCAGCTGTGGCTCCTCTCCGGCGTCGAGCCCGCGCGCGCCTGGCAGGCCTTCGCCGCCGAGCTCGTCGACGTCGCGCTGCGCGAGGACATCACGGGGTTCGTCGCGCTCGGGTCGATGATGTCCGATGTGCCGCACACGCGCCCCATCTCGGTGTTCGGTGGCAGCGACAACGAGAGGATGCGCACCGAGCTCGGTCTCGAACGCAGCACCTACGAGGGGCCCATCGGCATCCTCTCGGTCATCGCCCAGGCAGCCGAGGCCGCCGGCATCCCCACGGTCTCGCTGTGGGCGAGCGTGCCCCACTACGTGGCCGGTCACACCCCCTCTCCCAAGGCGACGCTCGCCCTGCTCGACCGTCTCGAGGACGTCACGGGCACGAAGATCGACCGGGGCGACCTTCCCACCCAGGCCGCCGCATGGGAGGCGTCGATCGATGCGGCCGCCGCGGACGACGAGGAGATGACGGAGTACATCCGCCAGCTCGAGCAGACGCGCGACACGTGGGATTCCCCCGAGGCATCGGGCGATGCCATCGCGCAGGAGTTCGAGCGCTATCTCCGGCGCCGGGGCGACGGTCCCGGCAAGCCCGGGCGCGGCGACGAACCCCGCCGCTGA